One Marinibacterium anthonyi genomic region harbors:
- the ybgC gene encoding Acyl-CoA thioester hydrolase YbgC, producing the protein MTHSFDLLVNYEDTDMGGIVYHANYLRYIERARSDWVRALGVDQMKMRDEGVVFAVRKVDSDYLAPTRFEDALTIETQVVEVSGARLTLDQVVLRDGRAVFTAQVVIVAIDLSGRPTRLPAEIRALAG; encoded by the coding sequence GTGACGCACAGCTTCGATCTGCTGGTCAATTACGAAGACACCGACATGGGCGGGATCGTCTATCACGCCAATTACCTGCGCTATATCGAACGCGCGCGCAGCGACTGGGTGCGCGCACTGGGGGTCGACCAGATGAAGATGCGCGACGAAGGCGTGGTCTTTGCCGTGCGCAAGGTCGACAGCGATTACCTGGCGCCCACCCGGTTCGAGGATGCGCTGACGATCGAGACGCAGGTCGTCGAGGTGAGCGGCGCGCGGCTGACGCTGGACCAGGTGGTGCTCAGGGACGGGCGGGCGGTGTTCACGGCGCAGGTTGTCATCGTCGCGATCGACCTTTCGGGCCGCCCGACCCGGCTTCCGGCAGAGATTCGCGCACTTGCAGGCTGA
- the prmA gene encoding Ribosomal protein L11 methyltransferase, giving the protein MPTFTALTTLPGRKQADALGEAMERLDPEPTGVGVFELEDGSGLWEVGGYFTEAPDLAGLALLAAAFGARPFAVSELPETDWVAKVKRELSPVVAGRFFVYGSHDADKVPEGVEPLLIDAAMAFGTGHHGTTLGCLKALDWLIEQGRVKHRVADIGCGTAVLAMAAARTWPETAIASDIDPVAVDVALANVRANDLEGRVDCVEAAGFDHPALAEGVPYDLIFANILKGPLLALAPELSGALAPGGEAILSGILVEQADDVIAEYARHGTNLERREDIGDWSTLILRKDS; this is encoded by the coding sequence ATGCCGACTTTTACCGCGCTGACCACCCTGCCGGGCCGCAAGCAGGCCGATGCCCTTGGCGAGGCCATGGAGCGGCTGGATCCGGAACCGACCGGGGTCGGCGTCTTCGAACTGGAGGACGGATCGGGGCTGTGGGAAGTGGGCGGCTATTTCACCGAGGCCCCGGACCTGGCGGGGCTGGCCTTGCTGGCGGCGGCCTTCGGGGCGCGGCCCTTCGCGGTGTCGGAGCTGCCGGAAACCGACTGGGTGGCCAAGGTGAAACGCGAATTGTCGCCGGTGGTGGCGGGGCGGTTCTTTGTCTATGGCTCCCATGACGCGGACAAGGTGCCCGAAGGGGTGGAACCGCTGCTGATCGACGCGGCGATGGCGTTCGGCACCGGGCATCACGGGACGACGCTGGGCTGCCTGAAGGCGCTGGACTGGCTGATCGAACAGGGCCGGGTCAAGCACCGGGTCGCCGACATCGGTTGCGGCACCGCCGTGCTGGCGATGGCCGCGGCGCGGACCTGGCCGGAAACCGCGATCGCGTCCGATATCGACCCCGTGGCGGTGGACGTGGCGCTGGCCAACGTGCGCGCCAACGACCTGGAAGGCCGGGTCGATTGCGTGGAGGCCGCGGGATTTGACCACCCGGCGCTGGCCGAGGGCGTGCCCTATGACCTGATCTTCGCCAACATCCTGAAAGGCCCGTTGCTGGCGCTGGCGCCGGAGCTGTCGGGCGCTTTGGCCCCCGGGGGCGAGGCGATTCTGTCCGGGATCCTGGTGGAGCAGGCAGACGACGTCATCGCGGAATATGCACGCCACGGAACCAATCTTGAGCGGCGCGAAGACATTGGTGACTGGTCCACGCTGATCCTGCGCAAGGACAGCTGA
- the ruvC gene encoding Crossover junction endodeoxyribonuclease RuvC produces the protein MRVLGIDPGLQTMGWGVIDQQGSRLSHVANGICTTTGTDLALRLLSLFDQLSEVVRIHAPDEAAVEKTFVNKDGSGTLKLGQARGIAMLVPARAGLPVGEYSPNSVKKTVVGVGHADKRQVMHMVKLQLPGSNPVGPDAADALAIAICHARYGGSQGVTLREVRA, from the coding sequence ATGCGCGTACTGGGCATAGATCCGGGGCTGCAGACCATGGGCTGGGGCGTGATCGATCAGCAGGGCAGCCGGCTGAGTCACGTGGCCAACGGGATCTGCACGACGACCGGCACGGACCTGGCCCTGCGGTTGCTGTCGCTGTTCGACCAGCTGTCCGAGGTGGTGCGGATCCATGCGCCCGACGAGGCGGCGGTGGAAAAGACCTTCGTGAACAAGGACGGATCGGGCACGCTGAAGCTGGGCCAGGCGCGGGGCATCGCCATGCTGGTGCCGGCGCGGGCCGGGCTGCCGGTGGGGGAATATTCGCCCAACTCGGTCAAGAAGACGGTGGTGGGCGTGGGCCATGCGGACAAGCGTCAGGTGATGCACATGGTGAAACTGCAGCTGCCCGGGTCGAACCCGGTTGGCCCCGATGCCGCCGACGCCTTGGCGATCGCGATATGTCATGCGCGGTATGGCGGATCGCAGGGCGTGACCCTGCGCGAGGTCCGGGCATGA
- the ruvB gene encoding Holliday junction ATP-dependent DNA helicase RuvB, translating into MTESDPTLRPDPLPEDNDRALRPRQLTEFIGQAEARANLAVFIQSARQRGEAMDHTLFHGPPGLGKTTLAQIMARELGVNFRMTSGPVLAKAGDLAAILTNLESRDVLFIDEIHRLNPVVEEVLYPAMEDYELDLVIGEGPAARTVRIELQPFTLVGATTRMGLLTTPLRDRFGIPTRLQFYTVEELHEIVTRNARMLGAPADDAGAREIARRARGTPRIAGRLLRRVVDFAVVEGDGRIDQALADRALTRLGVDVLGLDGADRRYLMLIAEHYQGGPVGIETLSAALSESRDALEEVIEPYLLQQGLIQRTPRGRMLGQRAWTHLGLAPPKPDRDLFS; encoded by the coding sequence ATGACCGAATCCGACCCGACCCTGCGCCCCGACCCCCTGCCCGAGGACAACGACCGCGCCCTGCGCCCCCGCCAGTTGACCGAATTCATCGGCCAGGCCGAGGCGCGGGCCAACCTCGCGGTTTTCATCCAGTCCGCCCGTCAACGGGGCGAGGCGATGGACCATACGCTGTTTCATGGCCCTCCGGGGCTGGGAAAGACGACGCTGGCGCAGATCATGGCGCGGGAGCTGGGGGTGAATTTCCGCATGACGTCGGGGCCCGTGCTGGCCAAGGCGGGGGACCTGGCGGCGATCCTGACCAACCTGGAATCGCGCGACGTGCTTTTCATCGACGAGATCCACCGGCTGAACCCGGTAGTCGAAGAAGTGCTGTACCCGGCGATGGAGGATTACGAGCTGGACCTGGTGATCGGCGAGGGCCCGGCCGCGCGCACGGTGCGGATCGAGCTGCAGCCCTTCACGCTGGTGGGCGCGACCACCCGGATGGGCCTGCTGACGACGCCATTGCGCGACCGCTTCGGCATTCCGACGCGGCTGCAGTTCTACACGGTGGAGGAACTGCACGAGATCGTCACCCGCAACGCCCGCATGCTGGGCGCGCCCGCCGACGACGCCGGCGCGCGCGAGATCGCCCGCCGCGCCCGCGGCACGCCGCGCATCGCCGGGCGTCTTCTGCGCCGGGTGGTGGATTTCGCGGTGGTCGAAGGCGACGGTCGCATCGACCAGGCGCTGGCCGACCGGGCGCTGACCCGGCTGGGGGTCGACGTGCTGGGACTGGACGGGGCGGACCGGCGGTACCTGATGCTGATCGCCGAACATTACCAGGGCGGCCCGGTGGGGATCGAGACATTGTCTGCCGCACTTTCGGAAAGCCGGGATGCGCTGGAGGAGGTGATCGAGCCCTACCTGCTGCAGCAGGGGCTGATCCAGCGGACTCCAAGGGGGCGGATGCTGGGGCAAAGAGCCTGGACGCATCTTGGGCTGGCGCCGCCGAAACCGGACCGCGATCTCTTTTCTTGA
- the exbD gene encoding Biopolymer transport protein ExbD: MGAAIQNTERRTRKRGHRRARPMAEINVTPFVDVMLVLLIVFMVAAPMLTVGVPVELPKSAANALPDEDEEPLTVTVTAEGAVQIQTTDTPRDELVTKLRAIMTERTSDRVFLRADGRVPYSVVMEIMGALNAGGFSNIGLVTDTGGPTLDEAPEQ, from the coding sequence ATGGGCGCCGCGATCCAGAACACTGAACGGCGGACCCGCAAGCGGGGACACCGCCGCGCCCGGCCGATGGCCGAGATCAACGTCACCCCCTTTGTCGACGTCATGCTGGTGCTGCTGATCGTCTTCATGGTGGCGGCCCCCATGCTGACCGTGGGCGTTCCGGTGGAATTGCCCAAATCGGCCGCCAATGCGCTGCCGGACGAGGACGAGGAGCCTCTGACCGTGACCGTCACCGCCGAGGGCGCGGTGCAGATCCAGACAACGGATACCCCGCGCGACGAGCTTGTGACCAAGCTGCGCGCGATCATGACCGAACGGACTTCGGACCGGGTCTTTCTGCGAGCCGACGGGCGGGTGCCCTATTCGGTGGTCATGGAGATCATGGGCGCACTCAACGCGGGCGGCTTCTCCAACATCGGGCTGGTGACGGACACCGGCGGGCCGACGCTGGACGAAGCGCCGGAACAGTAA
- a CDS encoding putative inner membrane protein — MDIVPLLDRLGEAPTAALFGLLTGAVFGVAAQRSRFCLRAATVEFARGRLGDRIAVWLLTFSTALVWVQSAQLLGLMNAADARMMAVPGSWSGAVIGGLMFGAGMVLARGCSGRLLVLAATGNLRSVVSGLIFAVVAQMSLSGVLAPLRDRLAAIWITPGGRNIDLLAVLHLPGWSGLALGLAIAALALVLARHNRIGASRLVFASGVGFAVALGWVLTYALSRAAFDPVQIQSATFTGPSARTLMFVLDRGATVDFDVGLVPGVFLGAFVAAWASGDLKLQAFDGAATMRKAMVGAALMGFGGMLAGGCAIGAGVTGSSIFAATAWTALFSMWIGAVVTDYVVDQPGVHAHA; from the coding sequence ATGGACATCGTGCCCCTTCTCGACCGACTCGGCGAAGCGCCGACGGCCGCGCTTTTCGGCCTGCTGACCGGCGCGGTCTTCGGCGTCGCCGCCCAGAGATCCCGCTTCTGCCTGCGCGCGGCCACCGTGGAATTCGCCCGCGGCCGGCTGGGCGACCGGATCGCGGTATGGCTGCTGACCTTCTCGACGGCGCTGGTCTGGGTGCAATCGGCGCAGCTGCTGGGTCTGATGAACGCGGCGGACGCGCGGATGATGGCGGTGCCGGGCAGCTGGTCGGGCGCGGTGATCGGCGGGCTGATGTTCGGCGCCGGCATGGTGCTGGCGCGCGGCTGCTCGGGCCGGCTGCTGGTGCTGGCGGCCACCGGCAACCTGCGCTCGGTGGTCTCGGGCCTGATCTTCGCGGTGGTGGCGCAGATGTCGCTCTCGGGCGTGCTCGCCCCCCTGCGCGACCGGCTGGCCGCGATCTGGATCACCCCGGGCGGGCGCAACATCGACCTCCTCGCCGTGCTCCACCTCCCCGGCTGGAGCGGCCTCGCCCTCGGCCTCGCCATCGCCGCCCTGGCCCTGGTCCTCGCCCGCCACAACCGCATCGGCGCATCCCGGCTGGTCTTCGCCTCGGGCGTGGGATTCGCGGTGGCGCTGGGATGGGTGCTGACCTACGCGCTGTCCCGCGCGGCCTTCGACCCGGTCCAGATCCAAAGCGCCACCTTCACCGGCCCCTCGGCGCGCACGCTGATGTTCGTCCTCGACCGCGGCGCGACGGTCGACTTCGACGTGGGCCTGGTCCCCGGCGTCTTCCTCGGCGCCTTCGTGGCCGCCTGGGCCAGCGGAGACCTCAAGCTCCAGGCCTTCGACGGAGCCGCCACCATGCGCAAGGCGATGGTCGGCGCCGCGCTGATGGGCTTCGGCGGCATGCTCGCCGGCGGCTGCGCCATCGGCGCCGGCGTCACCGGCAGCTCGATCTTCGCCGCCACCGCCTGGACCGCGCTGTTCTCCATGTGGATCGGTGCGGTGGTCACCGACTACGTGGTCGACCAGCCGGGCGTGCATGCCCATGCCTGA
- a CDS encoding MATE family efflux transporter, with amino-acid sequence MGHVARMALTGTVGFMFIFAVDAMNLFWLSKVGQSALVAAAGFAFSVQVLGMATGISMMIAATALVSRSVGAGDGAAAQAQATGAAIWAAVTQMGVAAVLVGFRHPILAALGAEGEVASAAARYLAFSLPSLTLLGAAMVMNGAIRAIGDARRSVAVTMGGGVMSLLLDPIMIYGLGLGLDGAAVGVNVSRIVILVLAFRIARKRHDLVARPRWRDVRAVLRPFAAIAAPAALSQMARPAGMVVLVMVMAPFGQEAMAGWAVLSRLIMVSFGGLFALAAAIGGIFGQNLGARRFDRLVTAYRDALIFGWVYVAVIWAVLYLATEPVIAAYHLTGAGADVIRAFTHVAAGAFLFSVGLFVTNAAFNALGRAPWATAINWLREGVLAWPAAILMAGSMGAVGVVYSQLVVSMIIGTTAGIIGFRYVQSLHPGNAPVPPQAEPSFVD; translated from the coding sequence ATGGGGCACGTCGCGCGGATGGCGCTGACCGGGACCGTGGGGTTCATGTTCATTTTCGCCGTCGATGCGATGAACCTGTTCTGGCTGTCCAAGGTCGGGCAATCGGCGCTGGTCGCGGCGGCGGGGTTCGCGTTTTCCGTTCAGGTGCTGGGGATGGCGACGGGGATCAGCATGATGATCGCCGCGACCGCGTTGGTGTCGCGCAGCGTTGGCGCGGGCGACGGGGCGGCGGCACAGGCGCAGGCGACCGGGGCGGCGATCTGGGCGGCGGTCACGCAGATGGGGGTGGCCGCGGTGCTGGTGGGGTTCCGCCATCCGATCCTGGCGGCGCTGGGAGCCGAGGGCGAGGTGGCCTCGGCCGCCGCGCGCTACCTGGCGTTTTCGCTGCCCTCGCTGACGCTTCTGGGCGCGGCGATGGTGATGAACGGGGCGATCCGGGCGATCGGCGACGCGCGCCGGTCGGTGGCGGTGACCATGGGCGGCGGGGTGATGTCGCTGCTGCTGGATCCGATCATGATCTACGGGCTTGGGCTGGGTCTGGACGGGGCGGCGGTGGGGGTCAACGTTTCGCGCATCGTGATCCTGGTGCTGGCGTTCCGGATCGCGCGCAAACGGCATGACCTGGTGGCGCGGCCGCGCTGGCGGGATGTGCGGGCGGTGCTGCGGCCCTTCGCGGCAATCGCGGCGCCGGCGGCGCTGAGCCAGATGGCGCGGCCCGCCGGGATGGTGGTGCTGGTGATGGTGATGGCGCCGTTCGGGCAGGAGGCGATGGCCGGCTGGGCGGTGCTGAGCCGGCTGATCATGGTGTCCTTCGGCGGGCTGTTCGCGCTGGCGGCGGCGATCGGGGGGATCTTCGGGCAGAACCTGGGCGCACGGCGGTTCGACAGGCTGGTGACCGCCTATCGCGATGCGCTGATCTTCGGCTGGGTCTACGTGGCGGTGATCTGGGCGGTGCTGTACCTGGCGACCGAACCGGTGATCGCCGCCTATCACCTGACCGGGGCGGGGGCCGACGTGATCCGGGCGTTTACCCACGTGGCGGCGGGGGCCTTCCTGTTTTCGGTCGGGCTTTTCGTGACGAACGCGGCCTTCAACGCGCTGGGGCGGGCGCCGTGGGCCACCGCGATCAACTGGCTGCGCGAAGGGGTGCTGGCCTGGCCCGCGGCGATCCTCATGGCGGGGTCGATGGGGGCCGTGGGCGTCGTCTATTCCCAGCTTGTGGTCAGCATGATCATCGGTACAACGGCAGGCATCATCGGGTTCCGGTACGTCCAGAGCCTTCACCCCGGCAACGCGCCTGTTCCGCCGCAGGCAGAGCCGTCTTTCGTGGACTGA
- a CDS encoding Major Facilitator Superfamily protein, whose translation MPRIVPLSYADDQPLWRRPIALLFLMALAMPISFATWTVLLNNFVKEAAQFDGVDIGLLHMIREIPGFLSFGVIFVLLVMREQVLAVVALALLGVATALTAWFPSMAGILTITMLSSIGFHYYEAVNQSLQLQWIEKRRAPQVLGWLLMAGSGATLVSYGLIVALWDPLGLTYNIVYMVAGGTTVVMALLAYLMWPQYEAPHPQKKSFVLRRRYWLYYALQFMSGARRQIFVVFAAFMMVEHFGFDVHEVASLYMINLVLNMICAPLLGKAVAVWGERRALIFEYSGLIVVFLLYGGIYYFGWGVAMAATLYVIDNLFFAMALALKTYFQKIADPGDIAPTAAVAFTINHIAAVALPLPLGFLWLVSPGAVFGLASGFALISLMLALMVPRHPEPGHETVLSGGLPVAAE comes from the coding sequence ATGCCAAGGATTGTTCCCCTCTCTTATGCCGACGACCAGCCGCTGTGGCGGCGGCCGATCGCGTTGTTGTTCCTGATGGCGCTGGCGATGCCGATATCGTTCGCGACCTGGACCGTGCTGCTGAACAATTTCGTCAAGGAGGCGGCGCAGTTCGACGGGGTGGACATCGGCCTGCTGCACATGATCCGCGAAATCCCGGGGTTCCTGTCCTTCGGGGTGATCTTTGTCCTGCTGGTGATGCGCGAACAGGTGCTGGCGGTCGTGGCGCTGGCGCTGCTGGGGGTCGCCACGGCGCTGACCGCTTGGTTCCCTTCGATGGCGGGGATCCTGACGATCACGATGCTGAGCTCGATCGGGTTTCATTACTACGAGGCGGTGAACCAGTCGCTGCAGCTGCAATGGATCGAGAAACGCCGCGCGCCGCAGGTGCTGGGCTGGCTGCTGATGGCCGGATCCGGGGCGACCCTGGTGTCCTACGGGCTGATCGTGGCGCTGTGGGATCCGCTGGGGCTGACCTATAACATCGTCTACATGGTGGCGGGCGGCACGACGGTGGTGATGGCCCTGCTGGCCTACCTCATGTGGCCGCAATACGAGGCGCCGCATCCGCAGAAGAAGTCCTTTGTGCTGCGCCGGCGATACTGGCTGTATTACGCGCTGCAGTTCATGTCGGGCGCGCGGCGGCAGATCTTCGTGGTCTTCGCGGCCTTCATGATGGTCGAGCATTTCGGGTTCGACGTGCACGAGGTCGCGTCGCTTTACATGATCAACCTGGTGCTGAACATGATCTGCGCGCCGCTGCTGGGCAAGGCGGTGGCGGTCTGGGGGGAACGGCGGGCGCTGATCTTTGAATATAGCGGGCTGATCGTGGTCTTCCTGTTGTACGGCGGCATCTATTACTTTGGCTGGGGCGTGGCGATGGCGGCGACGCTTTACGTCATCGACAACCTGTTCTTCGCCATGGCGCTGGCGCTGAAGACCTATTTCCAGAAGATCGCCGATCCGGGGGATATCGCGCCGACCGCCGCCGTGGCGTTTACCATCAACCATATCGCCGCCGTGGCGCTGCCGCTGCCGCTGGGGTTCCTGTGGCTGGTGTCGCCGGGGGCGGTGTTCGGGCTGGCGTCGGGGTTCGCGCTGATCTCGCTGATGCTGGCGCTGATGGTGCCGCGCCATCCCGAACCGGGGCACGAGACGGTGCTGTCGGGGGGCCTGCCGGTGGCCGCGGAGTAG
- a CDS encoding hypothetical protein (putative conserved small protein), whose product MSAFDTTRPSFGHTGRFMGAFTSLFASFSNWNDARQTRNSLSRLTDRELEDIGLARGDIDEVAVGRWTR is encoded by the coding sequence ATGTCCGCTTTTGATACCACTCGCCCGTCCTTCGGCCACACCGGCCGCTTCATGGGCGCCTTCACCTCGCTCTTCGCTTCGTTCTCGAACTGGAACGACGCCCGCCAGACCCGCAATTCGCTGTCGCGCCTGACCGACCGTGAACTGGAAGACATCGGCCTGGCCCGTGGCGACATCGACGAAGTGGCCGTTGGCCGCTGGACTCGCTGA
- the ruvA gene encoding Holliday junction ATP-dependent DNA helicase RuvA: MIGRLSGRLDYQALDHVLIDVRGVGYIVFCSERTLAALPGPGEAVSLYTDLLVREDILQLFGFPTLVEKEWHRLLMSVQGVGAKASLAILGALGADGVSRAIALGDWSAVKAAKGIGPKIAQRIVLDLKDKAPALMAMTAPTSTPAPAPDGDEVIETPLPKAPPAPAPSNAQAEALSALTNLGYGPSEAAAAVAEAMGMTPGLETSALIRAALRLLAPKG, encoded by the coding sequence ATGATCGGGCGGCTGTCGGGGCGGCTGGACTACCAGGCGCTGGATCACGTGCTGATCGACGTGCGCGGGGTCGGCTACATCGTCTTCTGTTCGGAACGAACGCTGGCGGCGCTGCCGGGGCCGGGCGAGGCGGTGTCGTTATACACCGACCTGCTGGTGCGCGAGGATATCCTGCAGCTGTTCGGGTTCCCGACGCTGGTGGAAAAGGAATGGCACCGGCTGCTGATGTCGGTGCAGGGGGTGGGGGCCAAGGCGTCGCTGGCGATCCTCGGGGCCCTGGGCGCCGACGGCGTGTCGCGGGCGATCGCGCTTGGCGACTGGTCGGCGGTGAAGGCCGCCAAGGGGATCGGGCCGAAGATCGCGCAGCGCATCGTGCTGGACCTGAAGGACAAGGCGCCGGCGCTGATGGCGATGACGGCGCCGACGTCCACGCCTGCGCCGGCGCCCGACGGCGACGAGGTGATCGAGACGCCCTTGCCCAAGGCGCCGCCCGCGCCCGCACCGTCCAATGCCCAGGCCGAGGCGCTGTCGGCCCTGACCAACCTGGGTTATGGACCCAGCGAGGCGGCGGCGGCGGTGGCCGAGGCGATGGGGATGACCCCGGGCCTGGAGACATCCGCCCTGATCCGCGCCGCGCTGCGGCTGCTGGCGCCGAAAGGGTAA
- the exbB_3 gene encoding Biopolymer transport protein ExbB yields METDILAAAQTIDFSIWGLFARATLTVKLVMLALLFASFWSWSIIIQKHLAFARARMRAKAFEREFWSGEPLDGLFDQIASAPRSAMDRIFVSGMTEWRRSHREDGRLIGGAMDRIDRSMDVAIAKEAEAQSSGLSVLATIGSTSPFVGLFGTVFGIMNAFMEIAEQQNTNLAVVAPGIAEALMATGLGLVAAIPAVIFYNKLSADADRIVAGYETFADEFATILSRQLDS; encoded by the coding sequence ATGGAAACGGACATTCTGGCGGCAGCCCAGACGATTGATTTTTCGATCTGGGGACTTTTCGCGCGTGCGACGCTGACCGTCAAACTGGTCATGCTGGCGCTGCTTTTCGCGTCGTTCTGGTCCTGGTCGATCATCATCCAGAAGCACCTGGCCTTTGCCAGGGCCCGGATGCGGGCCAAGGCGTTCGAACGGGAGTTCTGGTCGGGAGAACCGCTGGACGGGCTGTTCGATCAGATCGCCAGCGCGCCGCGCAGCGCCATGGACCGGATCTTTGTGTCCGGCATGACCGAATGGCGGCGGTCCCATCGCGAGGACGGGCGGCTGATCGGCGGGGCCATGGACCGGATCGACCGGTCGATGGACGTGGCCATCGCCAAGGAGGCCGAGGCGCAGTCGTCGGGGCTTTCGGTGCTGGCGACGATCGGGTCGACGTCGCCTTTCGTGGGGCTTTTCGGGACGGTTTTCGGGATCATGAACGCTTTCATGGAGATCGCGGAACAGCAGAACACCAACCTGGCCGTCGTTGCGCCGGGCATCGCCGAGGCGCTGATGGCCACCGGCCTGGGCCTGGTCGCGGCCATCCCGGCCGTCATCTTCTACAACAAGCTGTCGGCCGATGCCGACCGGATCGTCGCCGGATACGAGACCTTCGCCGACGAATTCGCCACGATCCTGTCGCGTCAGCTGGACAGCTGA